In Molothrus aeneus isolate 106 unplaced genomic scaffold, BPBGC_Maene_1.0 scaffold_60, whole genome shotgun sequence, the following proteins share a genomic window:
- the LOC136571066 gene encoding LOW QUALITY PROTEIN: Fc receptor-like protein 4 (The sequence of the model RefSeq protein was modified relative to this genomic sequence to represent the inferred CDS: inserted 1 base in 1 codon): MAGKVALLLWAQTLGLAGAQNTQLLVEPPWRPAVLWDRVTLTCQGLGTPGATTWYKDGHHWGQEGPEHLIVTKSGTSTCDRPGIGLSPPVNVSDNWLVLQVPARALLEGDTVTLRCRSWQNKPLTDVYFYHDGKKLQGLHGGTELSLSPLRLHHSGRYLCGVRVVSQWRESEQVIVTVHRVPPSGVSLSAQPPGGQVTLGDSLVLSCTVAVGTGPLSFSWHEQDSWAPLDSRPLPGAAPCWDNDSGQYRCRVGDGDREAESDPMNVTVLAEQDPWAGVPVANATITPGPLSHQVRAGDPVTLRCSLQVGSALVTFTWLHNRQEVAXGPFLEIGDVNVGHSGTSQCMATNQLGQDGHRMFRALSPELALEVTPWDPRVAVNVGRTLLFLLLLLAVIGGCHWWHNQGPPVEEGAVLNTHIMGTDPASPRDPQVTNTELLGPHEGQWDPCDYESVL, encoded by the exons atggcCGGGAAGGTGGCGCTGCTCCTGTGGG cccagacccTCGGCCTCGCTG gtgcccagaacacccagctcctggtggagcCCCCTTGGAGGCCGGCGGTGCTGTGGGACCGGGTGACACTGACCTGCCAGGGCTTGGGGACCCCCGGTGCCACCACCTGGTACAAGGACGGGCATCactgggggcaggagggaccTGAACACCTCATTGTCACCAAGAGTGGCACCAGCACGTGTGACAGACCTGGCATCGGTCTCAGTCCCCCTGTGAATGTCTCAGACA actggctggtgctgcaggtgccagcacGGGCGCTGCTGGAGGGGGACACGGTGACACTGCGCTGCCGGAGCTGGCAGAACAAACCACTCACAGATGTGTACTTCTACCACGATGGGAAGAAACTGCAGGGGCTCCATGGTGGGActgagctctccctgtcccctctgcggCTGCACCACAGCGGCCGCTACCTCTGCGGGGTCCGGGTGGTGTCACAGTGGAGAGAGTCAGAGCAGGTGATAGTGACAGTGCACA GGGTCCCGCCCTcgggggtgtccctgtcagCACAGCCCCCCGGGGGACAGGTGACACTTGGGGATagcctggtgctgagctgcacggtggctgtggggacaggtcCCCTGTCGTTCTCCTGGCACGAGCAGGACTCATGGGCACCTCTGGACTCCCGccccctgcctggagctgcaccaTGTTGGGACAATGACAGTGGCCAGTACCGGTGCCGGGTCGGTGATGGGGACAGAGAGGCCGAGAGTGACCCCATGAATGTCACTGTCCTGGCTGAGCAGGACCCTTGGGCTGGAG tgcccGTGGCCAATGCCACCATCACCCCTGGTCCCCTGTCACACCAGGTGCGTGCAGGTGACCCCGTGACCCTGcgctgctctctgcaggtggGCTCAGCCCTTGTCACCTTCACCTGGCTGCACAACAGGCAGGAGGTGG GGGGTCCCTTCCTGGAGATCGGGGATGTCAATGTGGGACATTCGGGCACCTCCCAGTGCATGGCCACcaaccagctgggacaggacgGGCACCGCATGTTCCGTGcactcagccctgagctggcccTGGAGGTGACACCCTGG gacccCCGGG tggctgtgaaTGTCGGCAGGaccctcctgttcctgctcctgctcctggctgtcaTCGGGGGCTGTCACTGGTGGCATAACCAGG GACCCCCCGTGGAGGAGGGGGCTGTGCTCAACACCCACATCATGGGCACCGA ccctgcctcacctCGGGATCCACAAGTGACCAACACGGAGCTGTTGGGACCCCACGAGGGACAGTGGGACCCCTGTGACTACGAGAGcgtgctgtga